The stretch of DNA TCGACCCGAAACTCATGACACGACGCACGTGGCGGTTCATCGACACCGGCATGCAATACGAATCCTCCGCCAGCGAAGGCTGGATGTCGTCGAAACTGCAATACCGGGAGGACTCTCCGTTCGCCGGATGGCTGAAAAACCAGACGACGTCGCCACGGTTCGACGCGCGTTGCGTGCACGCCATCGACGACATGAACCATGACGAACGACAAGTGCAGGCCGACGGACAAATCAAATCCGGCGACCGTGGATTCCACGGCAGCAAAGGACTACACCAGGTCATCGGCTTCATGAACGAACAATACCTGGCCGAACTGAAAAACCAACTCGACAAGGCGGAGCAGGCGTTGCAGAACGCCGACCGTCGAAGCGAACAAATGTCCAACACCATCAGCCTGCTGCAAGACGAGCACGAGCTCGCACGAATCGTAGCCGACATGCCATGGAGCAAAATCGACGTGAACGGACTACGGGAACAGGAAACGCGAATCCGCAGGCAGATCGAACGCATCGAAAACGACCCGGAACTCGGCCAACTGCAAACCGAACTGAAACAGCTCAACCAACAGGCCACCGCCGAAAACAGAAACCAGTACCAAGCCGAAGACGACCTCGACAAGGCCCAACACGCCGTCCAAGCCGAACAAGCATGGCTCGACGCCTACGGCAACGACGACTTCGACGACGCCACACTATCCAGCATGGTATCGAACCTACTCGCCGACGCATACGAGAACTGCTTCGGCGCATCCGTACGCGCGCAAGACCGGCCAAAACTCATCGCAGGCCTCTTCGACCATGAAAGCGAAACACCATTCCACACGCGCGCGCTACGCAACATCGCACGCATCGCACGCACACGAATCCAAGAAATCGACGCCAGATCCAACCAACTGCGCGCCGACACGGAACGCATCATGGACGACTACCTCAACAACCACTCCACAGATGACAACACCGTCATGGCAAGCGTGGAAGACTACCGATACTTCCTCGACGAACTCAACGAACTCAACATGCTCGTCACCCGCGCCGCAACCGACGAAGAATACGCCAACAGCGTCAAAAAACTCTACATGAGCTTCCAACAGCTCAACCGCGCGCTACGCACCGACGAAGAAAACATCAAAGAACAGCTCAACCGCATCAACAGCATGCTCAAAGGACAACAATTCGGCCCACAAGGCGGCAGACTATCACTCGACGTGACCTTCAGCCCAATCGACCGACAATTCGAAACAACCCTCAGCCGCATCCTGTCAAAACTGGAAGACTGGACGCGCAACGCAAGCGACAATCCCACGGAAACACGCAAAGCATTCAACAACTGCGAAACATTCGTGAACAGACTGCACAACGAACTCGACAAAATACACGACACCAACGGCATCAAAGCATACGGCGCACGCAACCTCGACCCACGCGTACGCAGCTCATTCTACGCAATCGTGCACCACGACAACGCCCCCGACGAACGCATCAGCTCCACCGGCGGAAAATCCGGCGGAGCCCTCCAAGAACTCACCTCATTCGTCTACGGCGCAGCCCTCATCTACCTACTCGGCGGAGACCTCACCGCACGCCCCACCTACACCACGCTCTTCCTCGACGAAGCACTCATCAAAGCCGACGGCCGCTACACCAAACGCGCGCTCGCCGTACTACCCCGACTCGGCTTCCAAATCATCGTCTCCGCCCCGGAAAGCAAAACCGCGGAAATCCTCAACGTCGCCAACAGAGCATACGTCGCATACAAAGACCCATCCACCGGCAACTCATACCTACAGGAACTCGACAGCGAAACCATCACACAGGACGAAACACAGCCCACCACCGCACCCGCGAAACCAACAACGGAGGCATAACCCATGGCAACGGCCAGAAGCACCACCAACAGCGACATCCACAGCCAACTCAACGGATACGTCACCGACTATCTCACCAAGCACATGTATGACGCCAACACCTCCTGGCCATTGCGCAAAACCATCCGACTACCCAAACAAGCCGAACTCGAAGCCCACTACACGCACATCCGTGCCCAAGACGAAGCCATCCGCAACTGGGCACAACAACACCACTGCGAAACCAGCGAAAAAACTAAAATCATCTCCAATGGAATCGTCCGACAAACCAGCCAACTCATCGACTCGGTAACCATACCCGACCTCAACACGGCCCTCAACATCACCACACCACAAACACGCAAACTCTACCAACGCGAACACCAACGCGCACACACCATCACCAACCAATTCAACCTCGACTCCAACACCTCCATAAACATCGCCAAAATCCTCAAAAACCATGACGACACCGGTCATACAAGCCGCACACTACTTCGCCAACCACAACACCGAAAACATGACCCCACGCATGGTCCCCATCCCCGGATTCAGTGCAAAATGGCTAGGCAAAACAACATCAAACCGCTGCAAAGCAATCTGCAAACTCCTCAAACGAGAACAACTAGCCCTCAACGACCGCCACGGAGAAATCCGACTCCGACTCCTCGACACACAACACCACAACCAACCAGACCTCATCGTGACACAACCATGGATAAACGGCGCGCCACACGACATCACCCACATCATCATCGTGGAAAACAAAGACACCTACCAAGCCATACCCACAACAGAACACGCCATCTGCATATTCGGCAGCGGACACGCGGCAACCCGAATCAAAACACTACTACCTTGGATCACAACCACACCCCACATCATCTACTGGGGAGACATAGACGCAGACGGTCTCGAGATACTCTCCGAACTACGACAAACCGGCATCGCCTGCGACTCCATACTCATGGATAGCACAGCATACAAAACATACGAACCATACGGCACCAAACTCAACACAAAAAAACAACCCCTCAAAACACGCGACCCCAAACCAACACCAGGACTCACACAACACGAAAGAAACTTATACGAACAACTCTGCACCGGGAAAAATACAACCTACCTACGAATCGAACAAGAACGCATCCCCATCAACGACGCAATGACAATACTCCACAACCAACACCAATGGAACACAACACACCACAAATAGAACAGCTGTTCGAAATCACGATAAAAATGAGGTATCCTAAATAACTAGAACCAAGAACACCCACCAGCGGAGGCAGGCCGTGGCAACCAAACACACCAACGCAACAAGCGGCGAAATCATAGTCGAACGCATACTCACCAGCGACGCATTCCTCACAAAAGAAATCAAAAAAGCCCCCTCAAAACAGAAAACGGATCACTCACAGCCGACCTCGAACACCTACCCAACGACCTCAAAATCGTCATCCAAGGCGCTCGTGAGCATAACCTGAAGAACGTGGATCTTGAGTTTCCACGCAATCGCATGGTGGTGTTCACAGGGTTGTCGGGCTCCGGCAAATCCTCGCTCGCGTTCGACACGCTGTTCGCCGAAGGCCAGCGCAGGTATGTGGAATCGCTGTCGGCGTACGCGAGACAGTTCCTGGGACAGATGGACAAGCCGGACGTCGATTTCATCGAAGGCTTGAGCCCGGCCGTGTCGATCGATCAGAAGACCACGAATCGTAACCCGCGTTCGACGGTCGGCACGATTACGGAGATTTACGATTACCTGCGACTGTTGTTCGCACGTACGGGCGTTCCGCATTGCCCGGAATGCGGCGCATTGGTAAGTGCGCAGACGCCACAGCAAATGGTGGATGCGCTGCTGCAGTATCCGGAACGTACACGATTCCAGATTCTTGCACCGGTCGTCCGTGGGCGTAAAGGAGAGTTCGAGGACTTACTCGAACTATTACGCGGTGATGGCTATGCGCGAGCGTTGATCGATGGCGAAATGAAGCAGCTGTCTGACGACATCAAACTCACCAAGCAGAAGAAGCACACCATCGAAGTGGTGGTAGACCGACTGGTGGTCAAGGACGGTGTTCGTCAGCGTTTGACCGATTCCATTGAAACCGCGTTGAGGCTCGCCAAGGGTATCGTTGTAGCCGATTTCGTGGATTTGGATGAGAAGGATCCCGACCGCCGCAAACCATTTTCCGAGAAACGAGCATGTCCGAACGGTCATCAGCTTGAGCTTGACGAGATTGAGCCTCGTACATTCTCATTCAATGCGCCGTACGGCGCCTGCCCCGTGTGCACCGGCATCGGATACAAGCTGGAGATTGATCCGGAACTGGTGATTCCCGATCCTAGCAAAACCCTGAATGAGAATGCCATCGAACCGTGGGGCATGACCAAAGGCACTGGCGAATATTACCGTCATGTGCTTGAGGGACTCGGCGATGAGATGGGATTCGATCTTGACACTCCTTGGAAGGATCTTCCGGAGGAGGCTCGTCAGGCCATCATGTATGGGCGTGATTTCAAGGTTCAAGTCTCATATCGTAATCGTTGGGGTCGTATGCGCGAATACTCCACCGGTTTTGAAGGTGTAGTGCGCACACTGATGCGCAGACATGACGAGACCGATTCTGACCAGATGAAACAGTACTACGAATCGTACATGCGCGAAGTGCCATGCCAGGCATGCCAAGGGCGTAGACTTCGCCCCGAGGTATTGGCGGTGACCGTTGACGGCGAGTCCATCGCCGACGTGTGTGACATGTCTGCCGAGAAAAGCCTCGCATGGGTGAATGGCTTGCAGCTTGAAGGGTCGGCCGCCCAGATTGCAGGCGAAGTGCTGAAGGAGATTCGTGCCCGTCTTGGATTCCTCAACGACGTCGGGCTCAATTACCTGACGTTGTCCCGCGCGGCCAAGACCTTGTCTGGCGGCGAGGCACAGCGTATCCGTTTGGCGACTCAGATCGGTTCCGGACTGGTGGGCGTGATGTATGTGCTTGACGAACCGTCCATTGGTCTGCATCAGCGAGACAACGAACGCTTGATCACCACGTTGCATCACCTACGCGATCTCGGCAATACGCTGATTGTTGTGGAACATGATGAGGACACCATCAAGAACGCCGACTGGGTCATCGACATCGGACCGGGAGCTGGCGAGCATGGTGGCGAGGTCATCTATTCTGGTCCCGCAAAAAAGCTCATTGACGCTCCACGCTCGGTTACAGGAGACTATATCGCCGGTCGCCGAAAGATCGAAACGCCACAGTCCCGACGCAAAGTACGCAAAACTAAACAACTGCGCGTGGTCGGAGCCCGTGAAAACAATCTGAAGGATCTGACGGTTAATTTCCCACTGGGAGTCTTCACCTGCGTGACGGGCGTTTCCGGTTCCGGCAAGTCCACTTTGATCAATCAGATTCTGTATCCAGTGCTTGCCGACAAACTTAACGGCGCACGCATCGTTCCCGGCAAGCATACCCGGGTGGAAAGCGTGGGCCAGTGCGACAAAGTGATCCACGTCGATCAGAACCCGATTGGACGTACCCCTCGTTCCAATCCGGCCACCTATACCGGAGTATGGGACAAGATCCGCACGTTGTTTGCTAAAACTCCTGAAGCTCAGGTACGCGGATATGGTCCAGGGCGTTTTTCGTTCAATGTCAAAGGCGGACGGTGTGAAGCATGCCGCGGCGACGGCACACTGAAGATCGAAATGAACTTCCTGCCGGACGTGTACGTGGACTGCGAGGAATGCCATGGCAAACGTTACAATCGCGAAACGCTGGAAGTGAAATACAACGGCAAATCCGTTGCCGATGTGCTTGACATGCCAATCGAAGAGGCTGCCCAGTTCTTCAAGGCCTATCCTTCCATTTCTCGCTATCTCGACACGCTCGTTCAGGTGGGCCTGGGATATATCCGACTCGGACAGCCAGCTCCAACGCTTTCCGGAGGCGAATCGCAGCGAGTGAAACTTGCCACGGAATTGCAACGAAGGTCTACGGGTAAAACCGTATATATTCTTGATGAACCTACCACAGGCTTACATTTTGAAGATGTGCGCAAACTACTGCTTGTCCTGCAGGGATTGGTAGACAAAGGCAATACCGTCATCGTTATTGAACACAATCTCGATGTGGTCAAATCGGCTGACTGGCTTATTGATCTTGGCCCAGAGGGCGGAGATGGAGGCGGCACTATCGTTACTGAAGGCACGCCGGAACAGGTGGCGCAGTGCGAGCGGTCCTGGACCGGCAAATTCCTTAAGGACATGCTGTGAGCACACCCATTGAACGTCACAGTCCGGAAGTCTGGCGCAAAACCGTCGAGCAGATGAGCGTTGACAGCAGTGATGCCGTAGGGAGTGCCCTTTCTGGCGGAAATGCTCCTTCCTGCGGAGGAGTGAACAAGAATGGCGCGCCTCTGCTGGGAGATTCGCGTGACCTGTTTCGTCCGAAAACATCTGATATTCCGGCACAGCCGGGCGTCTATAAGTGGCGAGACGGTGAAGGCAGGGTCATTTATGTGGGCAAGGCCAAAAACCTGCGCAACCGTTTGACCAACTACTTCCAGCCGTTGTATCAGCTGCATCCACGCACCCAGACCATGGTGCTTACGGCACGCAGCTTGGAATGGACGGTCGTAGGTACCGAACTTGAGTCATTGACGTTGGAATACACGTGGATCAAAGAGTTTGATCCACGATTCAACGTCGTGTTCCGAGACGACAAAACCTACCCGTATTTGGCGATCTCATCCGCAGAGCATGTGCCGCGGGTGTGGGTGACCAGAAGTCGCAAACGTCGAGATACCAGATATTTCGGTCCCTATGCCAAGGTGTGGGATTTGCGGCATAGTCTTGATCGGCTGCTGAAAACCTTCCCTGTGCGCACATGTTCGCAAAACGTCTATCACAAGGCGGAAGTTACCCGGCGCCCATGCCTGTTGGCTTCGATCGGCAAATGTTCAGCACCTTGCGTCGGGCGCATCAGTGCAGCGGAACACCGGAAAATGTGCGAACAGCTCGTCGGCGTGCTGACCGGTCGCATCGGCAAATCGTATATCGCGCAGCTCACTCGCGAAATGAAAGAAGCAAGTGCTGAACTTGAGTTTGAAAAGGCAGCACGATTGCGTGATCAAATCCAAATGCTGTCCACGGTGGTCGAGCAGAATGCCGTAGTGTTCGATTCCGATGTCGATGCCGACTTTTTCGGCGTCGAATCGGATGAGCTGGAAGCATCCGTGCATGCATTTTACGTACGTGCCGGTTCCATTCGCGGGGAACGCAATTGGAGCGTGGAACGGGTTGAAGATGTGACAGACGAGGAGCTGATCGCAGACCTCATCGTGCAAGTGTATTCGGAAACCGCGGGGGATACGTCCAATGTCTCCCAGTCAACCGTCGTCACCGAACAACGTAATGCCATCGGATCAACGCAAACCGTGACTGCGACCGATGCGTTGGCGCGCGCACAGGCAACGCGAGAACGCAATGAACGTCAGGGGCAGACTGGTCGTGCGGATTTGCTCGCTCCTATCTCTCCGGTGCCGCGTGAGGTGATCGTTCCCATCGAGCCAGTCCGGCGTGAGGAGTTGGAATCGTGGCTCAGCGGACTGCGTGGCGGTGCTGTGAACATTCGCACGGCCAGCAGGGGAGGCAAAAAGCAACTCCTGGACCGTGCCAACGACAATGCCAGGCAGGCGATGCAGCGCAGCAAAATGAGCCGTATCA from Bifidobacterium catenulatum PV20-2 encodes:
- a CDS encoding DUF2220 domain-containing protein → MTTPVIQAAHYFANHNTENMTPRMVPIPGFSAKWLGKTTSNRCKAICKLLKREQLALNDRHGEIRLRLLDTQHHNQPDLIVTQPWINGAPHDITHIIIVENKDTYQAIPTTEHAICIFGSGHAATRIKTLLPWITTTPHIIYWGDIDADGLEILSELRQTGIACDSILMDSTAYKTYEPYGTKLNTKKQPLKTRDPKPTPGLTQHERNLYEQLCTGKNTTYLRIEQERIPINDAMTILHNQHQWNTTHHK
- the uvrC gene encoding excinuclease ABC subunit UvrC, with product MSTPIERHSPEVWRKTVEQMSVDSSDAVGSALSGGNAPSCGGVNKNGAPLLGDSRDLFRPKTSDIPAQPGVYKWRDGEGRVIYVGKAKNLRNRLTNYFQPLYQLHPRTQTMVLTARSLEWTVVGTELESLTLEYTWIKEFDPRFNVVFRDDKTYPYLAISSAEHVPRVWVTRSRKRRDTRYFGPYAKVWDLRHSLDRLLKTFPVRTCSQNVYHKAEVTRRPCLLASIGKCSAPCVGRISAAEHRKMCEQLVGVLTGRIGKSYIAQLTREMKEASAELEFEKAARLRDQIQMLSTVVEQNAVVFDSDVDADFFGVESDELEASVHAFYVRAGSIRGERNWSVERVEDVTDEELIADLIVQVYSETAGDTSNVSQSTVVTEQRNAIGSTQTVTATDALARAQATRERNERQGQTGRADLLAPISPVPREVIVPIEPVRREELESWLSGLRGGAVNIRTASRGGKKQLLDRANDNARQAMQRSKMSRISDMGARTTAMNDVAKALGLEQAPLRIECYDISNTVGGAFQVASMVVFEDAIAKKSEYRRFAIRGADGQGALDDLSALYETLTRRFRHGNIAGDSGESMDNERRASEQGEEPSVQQNVDRHHFAYKPNLVVVDGGKPQVMAAAKALEDCGVDDVAVCGLAKRLEEVWVPDDDYPIILKRQSEGMYLLQRVRDESHRFAITYHRQTRRKGALRSALDDIPGVGEAYQKRLLNHFGSVRAMREANVEDFEQVKGVGKAKAEAIYQALHAHDGQRPTEDAVSPNSPKDGMD